GTTAACACTGTTCCTATACATCCTTGTCGCAAACCTAAGTAAGGTACCGTTTACGATTGTAGCGGGAAAAGAACATACCTATTGGTGGAACGCGGCTACAGCAGACCCACTTATTACGCTAACTTTAGCTGCAATGGTCATTATCTTAACAAATTATTATGGTATAAAAATGAAAGGTTTTGGGGGATATACAAAAGGTTTCTTCCAGCCTGTCGCATTTTTATTCCCATTAAAAGTCATTGAGGAGTTTGCGAACACCTTAACACTTGGAATGCGTCTATTTGGTAATATTTACGCAAAAGGGATTTTAATGGGATTGTTAGTTGGTTTAGGTGTCAGTGGTTGGTTTGGTTTCTTTGCTGCCATCATACCAACAATGGCATGGATGGCCTTCAGTATCTTTATCGGGGCGATTCAAGCATTCATTTTCTTAATGCTAACAATGGTATATATGGCACACAAAGTTAGTGAAGATCACTAATTTACTTACAAGAGTTTAGTTGTTGTTAATTTGCTCTAATATTTCATTTATCAGAGCTTAAGTTATAAAAAATCTATTACATATTTTAAGGGAGGACTTTATCATGGCTTTAGGTAGTTTAGCAGCTGCAATTGCAGTAGGTCTAGCGGCACTTGGTGCAGCTATTGGTAACGCACTTATCGTAAAAAGTACTTTAGAGGGGATTGCACGTCAACCTGAATTAAAGAGTACATTACAAACAATTATGTTTATCGGGGTAGCCCTTGTTGAGGCATTACCGATCATCGCGGTCGTAATCGCATTCTTGGTCATGTAACGAGAGAAGGCGACGGTTTAGCATGTTATAATGGCGGAGTCCGTTCTATATGAACCTTCGCCATTCCTTTTGTATGACCACTGAAAGGAGTGAGATTTATGTTTGAAGAAATTTACTGGGGAAATGCATTGTACCAGTTATTCGTATTCGTCCTATTGTTGATTCTCCTTAAGAAATGGGCATGGGGTCCAATCATGAATATGATGAAAGACCGTGAAGAATACGTTGCAAATGAAATTGATACAGCTGAAAAGAATCGCAAAGAAGCTGAGAAATATTTAGAAGAACAGCGCGTGGAAGTGAAGAAAGCGCGTGAGGAAGCTCAATCAATTATTGAAAATGCGAAGAAGCTTAGTGATAAGCAAAGTGAGGACATCCTTGCTTCTGCGCGTCAAGAAGCGGATCGCATGAAAGAATCGGCACTTGCTGAAATTCAACGTGAAAAAGAGCAAGCTGTTAATTCATTACGTGACCAAGTGTCATCATTATCCGTTCTTATTGCTACAAAGGTAATTGAGAAAGAATTAAGTGAGAAAGATCAAGAAAAGCTGATTCAAGATTATCTTAAAGAGGTAGGCGAAGAGCTATGAGCAACCATGCGGTAGCGAATCGTTATGCTGTTGCTCTTTTTCAGTTAGCAAAAGAACGTGGTCAACTTGAACCAATCAGTGAAGAATTGCAACAAGTGAAGGAAGTTGTCGAGAGCACACCTGAACTTGAGCAGTTATTAGAACATCCAAAAGTTACGAGTCAAAAGAAGAAAAATTTGATTCAAGATACGCTTGCAAGTGGCTTAAGTGAAAGTGTCGTTAATACGTTACTACTACTAATCGAGCGAGGAAGAATTAATATTATTTTGCCGTTAATCGATAAGTACCAGCAGCTTGCTAATGATGAGCGTGGCATTGCAAACGCAACAATCTATTCGGTCAAACCGTTAACTGAAGAGGAGAAGAACCAATTTAGTCAAGGGTTTGCGAAGAAGATTGGTAAGAATACTTTATATGTTGAAAACATTATCGATCAAGATCTCATTGGTGGTGTTAAAATTCGCATCGGTGATCGTATTTTTGATGGTAGTGTGAAGCGTCAACTTGATCGCCTTGAGCGTCAATTGATTTCTGGGAAACGTTAGAAGATAGGGGTGAAGCAAAATGAGCATCAAACCAGATGAAATTAGTTCTCTTATAAAAAAACAGATTGAAAATTTCCAATCTGATGTTGAAGTAAATGATGTCGGTACGGTTATCCGTGTTGGTGACGGTATCGCACTTGCTCATGGCCTTGAGAATTGTATGGCTGGTGAGCTTCTTGAATTCTCGAACGGCGTTATGGGGATGGCTCAAAACTTAGAAGAAAACAACGTCGGTATCGTTATTTTAGGACCTTTTACCGATATCCGTGAAGGTGATGAGGTTAAACGTACAGGTCGTATCATGGAAGTTCCTGTCGGTGAGGAACTACTAGGCCGTGTTGTTAACCCATTAGGTCAACCGCTTGATGGACAAGGTCCAGTTGAAACGACAAAAACTCGCCCGATTGAAAGCCCAGCTCCAGGGGTAATGGATCGTAAATCGGTACACGAGCCACTTCAAACAGGGATTAAAGCGATCGATGCCCTTATCCCAATTGGACGTGGTCAGCGTGAGTTAATCATCGGTGACCGTCAAACAGGGAAAACAGCGATTGCGATTGATACTATCCTAAACCAAAAAGACGAAGATATGATTTGTATCTACGTTGCGATTGGACAAAAAGAATCAACGGTTGCAGGCGTTGTTGAAACCCTTCGTCAAAAAGGTGCATTAGATTACACGATCGTCGTATCTGCAAGTGCGGCACAACCAGCTCCACTACAATACTTAGCACCATATGCTGGGGTATCAATGGGTGAAGAGTTCATGTACAACGGTAAGCACGTTCTTGTGATCTATGATGACTTAACGAAACAGGCATCTGCGTATCGTGAACTTTCTCTATTATTACGTCGTCCTCCAGGACGTGAAGCCTATCCAGGGGATGTCTTCTTCTTACACTCTCGCTTATTAGAGCGTGCCGCAAAGTTAAGTGATGACAAAGGTGCAGGCTCACTAACAGCTCTTCCATTTATCGAAACACAAGCTGGTGACGTTTCTGCCTACATTCCTACAAACGTAATTTCGATTACGGATGGACAAATCTTCTTGCAATCTGATCTCTTCTTCTCAGGGGTTCGCCCAGCGGTTAACGCCGGTTTATCGGTATCCCGTGTTGGTGGTTCCGCACAGATCAAAGCGATGAAGAAAGTAGCAGGTACACTTCGTCTAGACCTTGCGTCTTTCCGTGAGTTAGAAGCATTTGCTCAGTTCGGTTCTGACCTTGATAAAGCGACACAAGCGAAGTTAAACCGTGGTGCACGTACGGTTGAAGTGTTAAAGCAAGGGCTTCATGAGCCGTTACCAGTTGAAAGACAGGTTGCAATCCTTTATGCACTAACAAAAGGATTCATCGATGACCTTCCGGTTGAAGATGTTTCTCGCTTTGAATCAGAGCTATTTACGTTCTTAGAACATAATAAGAAGGATCTTTTAGATCACATTCGCACAACTGGTAATCTTCCAGAAGATAGTGAGTTCAAAGCTGCTATCGAAGAAATGAAAAAAGGATTTAACGCTTCTAAGTAATGGAGAAGACCAGTTTAGCGAAAAGGTGGTGAAAAAAGAATGGCTTCTTTACGAGATATAAAAACGCGGATTAATTCGACAAAGAAGACGAAACAAATCACAAAAGCGATGCAAATGGTTTCAGCTGCAAAATTGAACCGTGCGCAAACCAATGCAGAATCGTTCGCTCCTTATACGGAAAAGATTCGCGAAGTGGTAGCGAGCATTGCTTCTGGAAACAGTGATGTTAGTCATCCAATGTTAGAAGAACGTCCGATTAAGAAGACGGGGTATATCGTAATCACATCTGATCGTGGCCTTGCGGGTGCTTATAACAGTAGTTTACTCCGTTCTGTGACGAATACAATTAATGAACGACATAAATCAAAAGATGAGTATGGAATCATTGTGATGGGTCGTGTTGGACGAGATTTCTTTAAGAAACGTGGTATGCCAATCATCCAAGAAATTGTTGGTTTATCAGATTCACCTGAGTTTAGTGATGTGAAAAGCATTGCAAGAACGACGGTTGAAATGTTTGCCGATGAGCTCTTTGATGAGTTGTATCTCTGCTATAACCATTTTGTCAGTCCGATCACACAAGAGGTGACAGAGACAAAGGTATTGCCACTGACAGACTTATCTTCTGACGAGGCTAGCCTTGACTATGAATATGAGCCTTCTGAAGAAGCAATTCTTGAACAATTATTGCCACAGTATGCAGAGAGCTTGATTTACGGTTCCCTACTTGATGCAAAAGCAAGTGAGTTTGGTGCACGTATGACAGCGATGAGTGCTGCTACTGATAATGCAACTGATTTAATTGATAGTTTAACACTTTCATACAACCGTGCTCGTCAAGCAGCGATTACCCAGGAAATTACCGAGATCGTCGGTGGGGCTGCTGCACTCGAATAGTAGATAAGGGTCGAAATGTAAGTTAGGAGGGAAAATGATGAATAAAGGACGCGTCACTCAAGTAATGGGTCCAGTTGTTGACGTAACATTCAACAGTGGTGAATTACCTGAGATCTATAACGCATTAACGATTTCACAAAAAACGGAATCGAGTAATGACGTTGATGTGAATGTAACATTAGAAGTTGCATTACACCTAGGAGATGACAGTGTACGTACCGTAGCGATGGGACCGACGGATGGTCTTGTACGTGGGGCAGAAGTCGTTGATACAGGAGCGCCAATCTCTGTACCAGTCGGCGATGTAACACTTGGTCGTGTATTTAACGTATTAGGTGAAACAATTGATTTAAATGACGAGATTCCAGCAGAAGAGACTCGTAATCCAATTCACCGTGAAGCTCCGAAATATGAAGAGCTTTCAACGCAAAAAGAAATTTTAGAAACAGGGATCAAGGTAGTAGACTTACTTGCTCCTTACATTAAGGGTGGTAAGATCGGTCTCTTCGGAGGTGCCGGTGTAGGTAAGACGGTTCTTATCCAGGAATTAATCAATAACATCGCCCAAGAGCATGGTGGTATTTCTGTATTCGCTGGCGTTGGTGAACGTACACGTGAAGGAAATGACCTTTACTTTGAAATGAGCGATTCTGGTGTTATTAAGAAAACAGCGATGGTGTTCGGTCAGATGAACGAACCGCCTGGAGCACGTATGCGTGTAGCGCTTGCTGGGTTAACAATGGCAGAGCACTTCCGTGATCAAGAAGGTGCGGACGTACTTCTCTTTATCGATAACATCTACCGCTTTACACAAGCAGGTTCTGAGGTGTCAGCCCTACTTGGACGTATGCCATCAGCGGTTGGTTATCAGCCAACGTTAGCATCAGAAATGGGTCAATTGCAAGAGCGTATCACATCGACAAAAACAGGTTCTGTAACATCAATTCAAGCGATTTACGTACCTGCCGATGACTACACTGACCCGGCACCAGCGACAGCGTTCGCTCACTTAGATGCAACAACAAACTTAGAGCGAAAGCTTTCTGAGATGGGTATCTATCCAGCGGTGGATCCACTTGCGTCTACGTCTCGTGCACTTGAGCCAGATGTTGTTGGTGGAGAGCACTATGAAGTTGCTCGTCAAGTGCAGCAAACACTACAAAAGTACAATGAGTTACAAGATATTATTGCAATTCTAGGTATGGACGAGTTATCTGAGGATGATAAGCTTGTCGTACACCGTGCTCGTCGTATTCAGTTCTTCTTATCACAAAACTTCCACGTTGCTGAGCAGTTTACTGGACAACCTGGTTCATATGTACCGGTTAAAGAAACAATCAAAGGATTCAAAGAAATTCTTGATGGTAAACATGATGACATCCCTGAGGATGCATTCCGCTTAGTTGGACGTATCGAAGAAGTTGTTGAAAAAGCTAAGGAAATGGCATAAGAAGGTGAAAAGCGAATGAGCCCGACATCATCCGCAGGTCGTTTGAGCTTCAGACAAAAAAGCGAGAAGCTTTTGCCGGAAGAAGTGAAACGACCCAAGGATTAGGCTCATGCAGCGCATAAGTACCCGAGTTGCTGTTAAGGAGGGTTTTACATGGCGACAATGAATGTCAATGTTGTAACCCCTGATGGCAAAGTGTTTGAGGGAGATGTGGAGATGGTAAGTGCAAGAGCTCAAAGTGGTGAGCTAGGTATTTTACCGCGACATATTCCTATGGTGGCTCCACTAACAATTGGTGCTGTTCGATTAAAAGACGGCTCCAATATACAACTCGTTGCTGTAAATGGTGGCTTCATTGAGGTACGCCCTGATCAAGTAACGATATTAGCGGAATCTGCTGAATTGCCATCAGATATTGATGTCGCTCGTGCGCGTGCTGCAAAAGAACGTGCCGAACGTCGCTTACAACAAGCAAAGCAAGATGAAATTGATTACAAACGTGCAGAGCTGGCTTTAAAACGAGCAATTAACCGTTTAGAAGTCTCAAAGTAAACTCGTTTGCTTATCAGATATGAAAAAAGCGTGTAAGGGTTGATGCCCTTAGGCGCTTTTTTTGTGTCTTGTCGCAGGGAAGCAGTTGGGGGAAAAACATGTAAAATAAAAATCGCCAATAAACTTTTCTACTAAAATAGTTTTCAAACCTAATCATTAACAGAATGACCTGGAATCGTACGAATGATTAACAAACGCTTTTCATAGAATAATAATAAAAACATACTATGATAATCTAAAAAACAGCTGAGAATTCTTCACGAAATTGTAAGATGTGAGTTATTTCATAGCGAAGTAAAAACCTTCCTGATTTAATAGAGAGGGGTAATCATTGGCGCTTCATTGCGGAGTTCAATAGATG
The window above is part of the Desertibacillus haloalkaliphilus genome. Proteins encoded here:
- the atpB gene encoding F0F1 ATP synthase subunit A → MVVELFGIPGLLLNLGTAVHVTGAALIVLIIGVISARSIQMKPTGMQNIFEWLIDFVKGIINSTMDWKTGGRFLGFGLTLFLYILVANLSKVPFTIVAGKEHTYWWNAATADPLITLTLAAMVIILTNYYGIKMKGFGGYTKGFFQPVAFLFPLKVIEEFANTLTLGMRLFGNIYAKGILMGLLVGLGVSGWFGFFAAIIPTMAWMAFSIFIGAIQAFIFLMLTMVYMAHKVSEDH
- the atpE gene encoding F0F1 ATP synthase subunit C; protein product: MALGSLAAAIAVGLAALGAAIGNALIVKSTLEGIARQPELKSTLQTIMFIGVALVEALPIIAVVIAFLVM
- the atpF gene encoding F0F1 ATP synthase subunit B, encoding MFEEIYWGNALYQLFVFVLLLILLKKWAWGPIMNMMKDREEYVANEIDTAEKNRKEAEKYLEEQRVEVKKAREEAQSIIENAKKLSDKQSEDILASARQEADRMKESALAEIQREKEQAVNSLRDQVSSLSVLIATKVIEKELSEKDQEKLIQDYLKEVGEEL
- a CDS encoding F0F1 ATP synthase subunit delta, whose amino-acid sequence is MSNHAVANRYAVALFQLAKERGQLEPISEELQQVKEVVESTPELEQLLEHPKVTSQKKKNLIQDTLASGLSESVVNTLLLLIERGRINIILPLIDKYQQLANDERGIANATIYSVKPLTEEEKNQFSQGFAKKIGKNTLYVENIIDQDLIGGVKIRIGDRIFDGSVKRQLDRLERQLISGKR
- the atpA gene encoding F0F1 ATP synthase subunit alpha; its protein translation is MSIKPDEISSLIKKQIENFQSDVEVNDVGTVIRVGDGIALAHGLENCMAGELLEFSNGVMGMAQNLEENNVGIVILGPFTDIREGDEVKRTGRIMEVPVGEELLGRVVNPLGQPLDGQGPVETTKTRPIESPAPGVMDRKSVHEPLQTGIKAIDALIPIGRGQRELIIGDRQTGKTAIAIDTILNQKDEDMICIYVAIGQKESTVAGVVETLRQKGALDYTIVVSASAAQPAPLQYLAPYAGVSMGEEFMYNGKHVLVIYDDLTKQASAYRELSLLLRRPPGREAYPGDVFFLHSRLLERAAKLSDDKGAGSLTALPFIETQAGDVSAYIPTNVISITDGQIFLQSDLFFSGVRPAVNAGLSVSRVGGSAQIKAMKKVAGTLRLDLASFRELEAFAQFGSDLDKATQAKLNRGARTVEVLKQGLHEPLPVERQVAILYALTKGFIDDLPVEDVSRFESELFTFLEHNKKDLLDHIRTTGNLPEDSEFKAAIEEMKKGFNASK
- a CDS encoding F0F1 ATP synthase subunit gamma — translated: MASLRDIKTRINSTKKTKQITKAMQMVSAAKLNRAQTNAESFAPYTEKIREVVASIASGNSDVSHPMLEERPIKKTGYIVITSDRGLAGAYNSSLLRSVTNTINERHKSKDEYGIIVMGRVGRDFFKKRGMPIIQEIVGLSDSPEFSDVKSIARTTVEMFADELFDELYLCYNHFVSPITQEVTETKVLPLTDLSSDEASLDYEYEPSEEAILEQLLPQYAESLIYGSLLDAKASEFGARMTAMSAATDNATDLIDSLTLSYNRARQAAITQEITEIVGGAAALE
- the atpD gene encoding F0F1 ATP synthase subunit beta, with the translated sequence MNKGRVTQVMGPVVDVTFNSGELPEIYNALTISQKTESSNDVDVNVTLEVALHLGDDSVRTVAMGPTDGLVRGAEVVDTGAPISVPVGDVTLGRVFNVLGETIDLNDEIPAEETRNPIHREAPKYEELSTQKEILETGIKVVDLLAPYIKGGKIGLFGGAGVGKTVLIQELINNIAQEHGGISVFAGVGERTREGNDLYFEMSDSGVIKKTAMVFGQMNEPPGARMRVALAGLTMAEHFRDQEGADVLLFIDNIYRFTQAGSEVSALLGRMPSAVGYQPTLASEMGQLQERITSTKTGSVTSIQAIYVPADDYTDPAPATAFAHLDATTNLERKLSEMGIYPAVDPLASTSRALEPDVVGGEHYEVARQVQQTLQKYNELQDIIAILGMDELSEDDKLVVHRARRIQFFLSQNFHVAEQFTGQPGSYVPVKETIKGFKEILDGKHDDIPEDAFRLVGRIEEVVEKAKEMA
- a CDS encoding F0F1 ATP synthase subunit epsilon produces the protein MATMNVNVVTPDGKVFEGDVEMVSARAQSGELGILPRHIPMVAPLTIGAVRLKDGSNIQLVAVNGGFIEVRPDQVTILAESAELPSDIDVARARAAKERAERRLQQAKQDEIDYKRAELALKRAINRLEVSK